A genome region from Falco biarmicus isolate bFalBia1 chromosome 11, bFalBia1.pri, whole genome shotgun sequence includes the following:
- the IVNS1ABP gene encoding influenza virus NS1A-binding protein — MIPNGYLMFEDENFIESSVAKLNALRKSGQFCDVRLQVCGHEMLAHRAVLACCSPYLFEIFNSDSDCHGISHVKFDDLNPEAVEVLLNYAYTAQLKADKELVKDVYSAAKKLKMERVKQVCGDYLLSKMDVQSCISYRNFASCMGDSRLLNKIDGYIQEHLLQISEQEEFLKLPRLKLEVMLEDNVGLPSNGKLYTKVINWVQRSIWENGDSLEDLMEEVQTLYYSADHKLLDGNLLDGQAEVYGSDDDHIQFVQKKPPRENDHKQISSSSSGSLSPNATVQSPKHEWKIIASEKTSSNTYLCLAVLDGVLCVIFLHGRNSPQSSPTSTPRLLKSLSFELQPNDIIEKPMSPMQYARSGLGTAELNSKLIAAGGYNREECLRTVECYDPQKDTWTFIAPMRTPRARFQMAVLMGQLYVVGGSNGHSDDLSCGEMYEPEIDDWTPVPELRTNRCNAGVCALNGKLYIVGGSDPYGQKGLKNCDVFDPVTKSWTSCAPLNIRRHQSAVCELGGYLYIIGGAESWNCLNSVERYNPENNTWTLIAPMNVARRGAGVAVHDGKLFVGGGFDGSHAVSCVEMYDPAKNEWKMMGSMTTPRSNAGITTVANTIYAVGGFDGNEFLNTVEVYNPESNEWSPYTKIYKF; from the exons ATGATTCCTAATGGATATTTGATGTTTGAAGATGAAAACTTCATCGAGTCTTCTGTTGCCAAACTAAATGCCTTACGTAAAAGTGGTCAGTTCTGTGATGTCCGTCTCCAG gtaTGTGGACATGAGATGTTGGCGCACCGAGCTGTGCTAGCTTGCTGCAGTCCCTACCTGTTTGAAATCTTCAATAGTGATAGTGATTGTCATGGAATTTCCCATGTTAAATTCGATGATCTCAATCCAGAAGCTGTTGAAGTTCTGTTGAACTATGCCTATACTGCTCA GTTGAAAGCTGATAAAGAACTGGTGAAAGATGTATACTCTGCAGCAAAGAAGTTGAAGATGGAGAGAGTTAAGCAG GTTTGTGGCGACTATTTGCTCTCCAAGATGGATGTTCAGAGTTGCATCTCTTACCGAAACTTTGCAAGTTGTATGGGAGACTCACGTTTGTTGAACAAGATCGATGGCTACATTCAGGAACATCTTTTACAGATCTCAGAACAGGAAGAATTTCTCAAACTTCCACGGTTAAAG CTTGAAGTAATGCTGGAAGACAATGTTGGCCTACCCAGCAACGGCAAATTGTACACAAAGGTAATCAACTGGGTACAGCGCAGCATCTGGGAGAATGGAGACAGCCTGGAAGATCTCATGGAAGAG GTTCAAACGCTGTACTACTCAGCTGATCACAAGCTGCTTGATGGAAATCTGCTAGATGGACAGGCTGAGGTGTATGGCAGTGATGATGACCACATTCAGTTTGTGCAG AAGAAGCCACCACGTGAGAATGATCACAAGCAGATTAGTAGCAGCTCCTCTGGAAGCCTTTCTCCAAATGCTACTGTTCAGAGTCCTAAACACGAGTGGAAAATCATTGCTTCAGAGAAGACTTCAA GTAACACCTACCTGTGTCTGGCGGTGCTGGATGGTGTGCTGTGTGTGATATTCCTGCACGGCCGTAACAGCCCTCAGAGCTCTCCCACGAGCACGCCGCGACTGCTGAAGAGTCTCAGTTTCGAGCTGCAACCAAACGATATCATAGAGAAGCCCATGTCTCCGATGCAGTATGCTCGGTCTGGGCTGGGCACAGCGGAACTTAACAGCAAACTGATCGCTGCAG GTGGATATAACAGGGAGGAGTGTTTGCGCACCGTGGAGTGCTACGATCCGCAGAAGGACACTTGGACTTTCATCGCGCCGATGAGAACGCCGAGAGCTCGGTTCCAGATGGCAGTCCTAATG ggGCAGCTCTATGTTGTGGGTGGGTCCAACGGTCACTCGGATGACTTGAGCTGTGGAGAAATGTATGAGCCAGAAATAGATGACTGGACTCCTGTTCCAGAACTGAGAACCAATCGCTGCAATGCAG GAGTCTGTGCCCTGAATGGAAAACTGTACATTGTTGGTGGTTCAGATCCTTATGGCCAGAAGGGACTTAAGAACTGTGATGTGTTTGATCCTGTAACGAAGTCTTGGACAAGCTGCGCTCCCCTTAATATCC GGAGGCATCAGTCTGCGGTGTGTGAGCTGGGCGGGTATTTATACATCATCGGAGGAGCAGAGTCCTGGAACTGCCTGAACAGCGTGGAGCGTTACAACCCTGAGAACAACACCTGGACCCTGATTGCGCCCATGAACGTGGCTCGGCGAGGAGCTGGAGTGGCTGTTCACGACG GAAAACTCTTTGTCGGTGGAGGCTTTGATGGCTCTCACGCGGTGAGCTGCGTGGAGATGTACGACCCTGCGAAGAACGAGTGGAAGATGATGGGAAGTATGACTACGCCGAGGAGCAACGCCGGGATTACGACAGTGGCAAACACCATTTATGCAGTTGGGGGATTTGATGGCAACGAATTCTTAAACACAGTTGAAGTCTACAACCCAGAGTCAAATGAATGGAGCCCCTACACAAAAATTTACAAGTTTTAA